The Actinomycetes bacterium region GTACCACGGTCCACCGAACCTGCTCCCCTTGATCACCGAACACGCGCACGGCGGCCGACCACCTACCGGGGCGCCGCCAGAGCGCACCCGGCAACGACAACGGCGGCCGGTATCCGCGAGGATGCCGGCCGCCGTCGAGGGATCAGCCGGCCAGCAGGCCGTAGATCTCCTTGCGGGCGTCGGCGAGGATCGCGACGGTCGCCGCGATCTGCGCTTTGTCACTGAGTTGCCCGACCTGCCAGACCGCTGCACCAAGCTGGTTGGCGGCGGACCACAGTTCGGTGGTCGCGTCCTCGCTGGGATCCGACTGCGCCCACGGGGTTCCCCACGACTCGCCCTCGGTGGCCACCAGGGCTCGGCCCTCGTCGGTCAGCGCGAAGATGCGCTTGCCGTCCTCCTGGGTGGCCGTGACGAGCCCCGCCATGGCCAGCCGCTTGAGGACCGGGTAGATGGAGCCCGGCGAGGGCTGCCATTGCCCGTCGCTGCGGTCGGCGAGTTCGGTGAGGATCTCGTATCCGTGCCGCGGCGACTCGGCGAGCAGTAGCAGGACGGCGGCCTTGACGTCGCCGCGTTCCCGGCGCCGGCCACGTGGCGGGCCCCAGGGGCCGCGCCGGCCACTGCCGGGGCCGAAGCCGGGACCGAAGCCGGGGCCCGGCCCATGGTGGTGATGTCCGCGTCGACCTTGGGTCGACGGTTCGGTGGATTCTTGGTACTTCACGTCAGTCTCCTTCAACCTGCATCGCGTGTATCGCGATGGACTAACGATATAACGCGATATGCGGCAAGTCAATTCCCGTGCTCCGAGATCAGTCCCCGACGTCCCCACCCGAGCA contains the following coding sequences:
- a CDS encoding PadR family transcriptional regulator, which encodes MKYQESTEPSTQGRRGHHHHGPGPGFGPGFGPGSGRRGPWGPPRGRRRERGDVKAAVLLLLAESPRHGYEILTELADRSDGQWQPSPGSIYPVLKRLAMAGLVTATQEDGKRIFALTDEGRALVATEGESWGTPWAQSDPSEDATTELWSAANQLGAAVWQVGQLSDKAQIAATVAILADARKEIYGLLAG